Part of the Bacillus sp. THAF10 genome is shown below.
TTGTCTTAGAGCCTGATATTATTATTGCGGATGAACCGACAACAGCACTTGATACTATCTCACAATATGAAGTTGTCGAGCAATTTATTAAGTTGCGAGAAAGAATGGGATGTTCGATGATTTTTATTTCCCATGATTTAGGTGTGGTAAGAAAGATTGCAGAGGAAGTCCTGGTGATGAAGGACGGGAAGATAATAGAACAAGGGAAAACGGAAGCCATTTTTTCAGAGGCGCAACACGAGTACACAAAATATTTAGTATCCACTAGACTTGCGCTGAGTGATCATTTCAAGAAAGTAATGGGGGAGGGGCTACTAGTTGCTAAAGGTTGATAGTGTTGGGAAAGCTTATAAAAAAGGTGGATTGTTTTCTTCAGAGAGACAGAACGTCTTAAAAAATGTTAGTTTTGAATGCAAGAATGGAGAATGTCTGGGCATTATCGGAGAAAGTGGAAGTGGAAAATCAACGTTAGGACGTTTGTTATTAGGAATTGAAAAGCCGGATAGTGGAATGGTTTTATTTGAGGGAAAGAATGTAGACGATAGAAAAATAAGATTAGGTAGCATTAGTGCTGTTTTTCAAGACTATAAATCTTCCATTAATCCTTTCTATACTGTTGAAGATGCAATCTTGGAACCAATGAAAATACAGAAAAAGAGTAGAAAAGAAAATAAAGACAAGGTTTTAAAACTGTTAACTCAAGTAGGGTTGCCAGCTTCTTATCGAAAGAAATATCCTCATGAGTTATCAGGGGGAGAGGTTCAAAGAGTGTGTATTGCAAGGGCCATTTCAACTGAACCAAAATGTATCATATTAGATGAAGCAATCAGTTCATTAGATGTATCTGTGCAAACGCAAGTGCTTGATTTACTTAAGGAGTTAAAAAGAATCTACAACATGAGTTACATTTTTATCACACATGATATACAGGCTGCTGCCTATATTTGCGATAGAATCATTATTTTTAGGGATGGACAAATGGAAGAGATGGTTGAATTGGAACAATTAAAGGATGTTCAGTCTGCTTATGCAAGAAAATTACTACAATCATTGATAACGTTTTAACTAAACTCTTAAAGTAATAGAATTAATTTTTATGGAGGAAAACATGTGAGTGGAGCTTTGTCCTGGCCTTTTCTACGTTTGTATCTATTAGTACTACTTTATTTCAGTGCCAACGCTATACTAAATGTTATTATCCCATTGCAAGGGGGAGCGTTGGGAGCCACCAATACAACGATAGGTTTAATAATGGGGGCATATTTGTTTACAACCATGTTTTTTAGACCATGGGCAGGTCAGATTATTCAAAAGCATGGACCGATAAAAGTGTTACGCATTATTCTTATTATTAATGGTTTCGCTTTAATCTTATATACGGTAACTGGGCTAGGAGGATACCTCGTTGCTCGTATGTTACAAGGGGTATCAACAGCTTTCTTTTCAATGGCTTTACAGATTGGCATTATTGATGCACTACCAGAAAAAGACCGTTCTCAGGGAATTTCACTTTATTCCTTATTTTCGTATATACCAGGCATTATTGGACCTTTATTAGCGTTAGGCATCTGGCAAGGGGGAATGGAATACTTTGCAATTTTCATGATAGCAATTGCCATTTTTACTGGGGTGGTTGGCTATAGTGCCAAAATGGACAAATCCGAAGCCGAGCATCGTACAAAAAGTGCTGAGCAGGGTGTAAATATGTTTCATTCATTTGGTCAATTAGTGAAAAACCCACATTTATTTAAATGCAGTGTACTGATGTTAGTTGGTTCGATTGTATTTGGAGCCATTACTGTCTTCATCCCTCTTTATGCTGAACAGATGCAAAACGGGAACGCCGGAATTTATTTGATGCTTATGGCGGCAACTGTTGTAATCTCTCGATTTACGTTAAGAAAAAGGATTCCCTCTGATGGCAAATGGCACGCAAACTTTATGATGGGGACGATGCTTCTATTAGCATTGGGGGCACAATGTGTAAGCTATTCCATAACCGGGGGATCCGTTTTTTTCTACGTTGGTGCAATCTTATTGGGAGTAGCTCAGGCAATTCTCTACCCAACATTAACCACATATTTAAGTTTTGTCCTACCTAAATTGAACCGCAATGTGCTACTCGGGTTATTTATCGCAATGGCTGATTTAGGTGTATCACTTGGTGGTGTCATAATGGGGCCGATAGCTGACATCTTCTCATATTCAACGATGTATCAGATATGTGCTATTTTAGGTGTGGTGATGATTCTCTGTGCCTATGAACGGCGAAAGGTTTTTATTGGATGAATCTAAAGGAGAACCAAATAGGCACATGACCAATTAAGAAGATTGAGTGGAAATTTTAACTCAATCTTTTTTATGAGTGGCTGAAATCTAAGTGCTGTCTGGCTTTATCTATAAGAAAAGTTAATTCACCTTCACTTTCAATGCGTAATATACATTTCCTTCTACCCATTTAGTTACCAAACCAAATACATACTCGCCCTGTTCACTCGGTGCTATAAATGTATGGTTTTCTTGTAATTCTATTTGGTTCCCTTTATCTAATTCTTCCCATCTGAATAATTTAACATCAATGGGTTTTCTTTTGTTACCCTTAAAATAAATTTGAACTTCTCCATTTGGCTTAACTTCTAGAGGCTCCACTTGATCGGTCAATTCTTTAGGTGAACCGCTATCAGCTTCAATATCAATCCAAGAATATGTTCCCGTTATAAGTGAAGTTTCTGCTGTAGAGAATCGAGCATAACCATCAGGGACGTTTTCTTGCATGACTGAATGGCTGTTCTCAGAGATACCACTATCTAATTTTTCACTGGTATCACATGATACTAAAATGAAAAAAAATATCATGATGGCCCAATTTATTTTTCTCATCAAGGTCACCTCGAATAGTTAATATTTACCTTTAGTTATACTATAGCAGAATGAATGTAGATGTACATAGATGAAAAAAACCCGTTGTATAATCATACAACAGGGTTTTTCCGTTTTAACCTATTCCTTGTTACTTAAAATCAATAGAAAACTCTTGTGCCTCTTCCACCTTCTTTTTCTCGCCATTGATTACTTCACTCGTTTGGATCTTCAGGTTCTTCAGTTCTTCTGGATTGCTTTCGTCGATAATTAGGCCAAGGCTGCCCACTTTTTCTTCACCTGGCTTTATTTCGCCGTTTAGCTCTTCAAGATAGAAATCGTCTTCCCAGGTCACGGATTCTCCTTGGTCGGTAGAAAGCTTGGCGACAGGAGCAAAGTGAAGAGGCTCATCGCTGTTATTTTTCAGCTTTACATTCACTCTTACATATGGAAACTCGACTTCCTCATGGGTAAGTCCGTGAAAATAGTCCACAAGATCGGGAGATGGGCGGTAGTTCATTACCTTCACTTCGGCAATGGTCATCGTGATATCTCCTAGTTGTTTCGTTTCGTTAGGTTCAGCATATTGCTTAAGTGTGATAATGCCGTCCTCATCCTCGAGTGTTTCGCCCACCTTTTTAAGCGTTAAATCGTCAGGTGCTTGTGGGCTATCTAGGAAGGTTTTGGGAGAGGGCTTAGTGGACTCTCCCTTAGTTGAGTGTTCTGATGCTGAAACGGTTTCTTGTGCGTTCTGTTCTTTTGCTGTATTTTCTATCGAGCAGCCGCTTAAAAGCAAGGCCGTCATTCCTAAGATAAAATAACGTTTGTAGACCATCTACATTCCCTCCTAAAAATCAAGCATTCCGAGGAGATCGGAATGCTTTTTGGGTTTAGTCGTCTTCGCGTTCGTGGTCGTCATGCCCTTTTCGCGCTTTTTTCAGGATGCTGAAAATTTCTTTTGCCGTGTCGGTGTTATCAATTTTCCCTGTGAAGTTCTCCATTCCAGGTCCGTATGCATACACGGAAACGTCTTCCCCAGTGTGACCGTCTGTTGTCCAGCCAGTTCCGGTACGAAGGTCGAAAATTTTCTCGATGGCGTTGTCGATTTCAGTAACCTCGCCACTTGATTCTTTTGCCTCTTTTACAGATTGAATTTCTTCTTGCGTCAATTCAAGGTCAATGTATTCCTTTAATGTTTCTTCAACAGGTGCACCTTCTGCAATTTTCTTAGCGATGAAGTCAGGTGTTTTCTTGGCAGCTTTGATGGCAGTTGGATCCCATTTGTATTCTCCGTCACGCCCCATTGCCATTCCACCAGTAGAGTGGTCGGCTGTCGCGATGACTAGGGTGTGCTTGTCCTTTTTCGCAAAGTCAATTGCAGCTTGGAATGCTTCCTCAAAGTCTTGCATGTCACTCATGGCACCTACAACGTCATTATCATGGCCAGCCCAGTCAATTTGGCTTCCTTCTACCATTAGGAAGAAGCCTTTTTTGTTGTTATCAAGACGGCCTAGTGCAGAGTTGGTCATTTCTTTAAGGGAAGGTTGATCTTCCGTACGGTCGATCATTTTATCTAACCCTTTTGGTGCAAATAGTCCAAGAACTTGCTCGTTATCATCATTTAGCATATCCTCACGAGAGGTTACGTAAGAATAGTCATCTTGTTTGAATTCTTTTGTAAGGTCACGATCTTCACGGACAAAATAGCTTGTTCCACCGCCGAGAAGAACGTCGACTTTATGTTTACCGTTGATTAGGTCGTCATAGTAATCATCGGCGATTTGATTGTAGTTGTTACGAGATTCATCATGCGCTCCGAATGCTGCCGGAGTGGCATGGTTGATTTGGGAGGTTGCTACTAGACCAGTAGATTTGCCGTTTTCTTTTGCTTGCTCCAGTACGGTTTTTACGTCTTTCTTTTCCATATCCACAGCAATTGCGCCGTTATACGTTTTGATACCAGCAGACATGGAAGTTGCAGCTGCTGCGGAGTCAGTTACGCTTTCCTCTTCATCAGAAGAATGAGTGGACTGCATGCCTACAAGATAACGATCGAACGCAGTGTCTTCCACCTCTGGAGTGTTCGGGTCATCTTTAAGGGAACGGTACGCAGATGTGTAAGAATTACCCATTCCATCTCCAATTAGGAAGATAACGTTTCGAATTTCTCCTTTTTTGTTACGATCATCTTCTTTGTCAGCAGAAGCTTGATTTATAGCAACACCGCTAACTGCAAGAGTAGCAGCCATGGTCACAGTTAATAGTTTTTTAGAAAACATAATAACCTCCTGAATGATAAGTTTATGAATCTTTCAGAAGTAATTATATAGAGAAACTATTAAGCTACCCTTAAGACGAAGTTAAGATTGATTTACAAGAGGATAACAGGATTATTACATTTTCTAGGTATAATGTAGGGTATGTGATTCAGGAAGTAGCTTTTCGTTCATTCAAAAAATAACGGAAGATTAGCATTGGAAAGCATCTCCATGTCCTGTGTACGGATTGTATTCTGTATGATTTGAAGGTAAAATTAATAGAATATTACAAATAATAGAGGTGATAAGATGGCAATCTCATTACCAACTAAGAGGGAATGGTATTCGAAGGTTTATTTGTCTGTTATTTCATTCCTTGGCTGGTTTACAATTTTTTCAGCTTTCCTATCAATTAAATCGGTTGACAACCTTTATGTACTTTTCCTGTTATTCGTATTGTTAATTGTCAGTGAATATTATCCCATGCCTGTTTGGCGGGGGTTTACTGCCATTTCCTTTCCTATTGTTTATGTTATCTTTCTTTTATATGACTTTTCGGTCACAGCTATTGTTTATGCAGCGGCTGTTCTATTAGTGAATATTAAGCATCACCGGCCAATTAGGGCTATCATATTTAATCCTGCTCAGCTAGTCATGAGTTTGTTTGTGTCTGCCTATTTTCTCAAGATGGTGGACCCCTATATCCAGCAAGCAGTAGAAGCTCCCTTTTTACAAGGAATTATTCAGTATTGCTTTCTCCAGCTATGTTTTCTCATTATAAACAATGTCATTGTAGATATCGTGCTGTTACTTAGACCACAGGCTTATACGCTCAAATCGTGGGCAATGAAAACGATGACCGAATTAAATTGTATGTTAATCTCGTTTCTTTATGGAGGAATGTTGTACATACTTGGAAGCCAGAACAGAGGCGAAATAGATGTGTTTTCTTATTTCTTTTTCTTTTCTCCCTTGGTGGGGCTGTCGCTTCTAAGCTCCGCAATTGTCCGACTGCGTTCAGAAAAGAAACGGTTAAAATACCTCTTTTACATTACCTCGCAACTAAATCAGTTAGTTCCTGGAGAAAAGTGGATGAATGACTTAAAGCCTAGTCTCGACAGCTATATTATCGCCGATGCTTTTTCGTTATGGATTAAGGAAGATGGAAAGTGGTATAGGCAGTTCCAAAGTAATGGCTCAAGTGAAGAATTGGAACCAGAAATGATTGAGGAATTTGAAAATGTGAAGGAACCCATTTGCTATCCTGATATACGGTCAAGGGAATTAAAGTCAACTTCTTTATTTAAAGGGCGGTTAAAGGCATTTGTCTATTCGCCTCTTCGGGTAGAGAATGAAACGGTCGGGATGCTGGTAGCTGCGAAAAACCGAACCAAAAGCTTTACAGATGAAGATGTTCAATCGATCGCGACCCTATCTAATCAGCTGGCGGTCACCATAAAGACGAGAATGCTTTTTAAAGAGAAGGAAAAACGAATCTTGCTTGAAGAGCGAAATCGTATCGCTAGGGATATTCATGATGGAATTGCACAAACGCTGGCTGGAGCAGTTATGAAATTAGAAACAGCTGGGAAGAGATTCAATAAGAAACCGGAAGAAACCCTAAAGCTCTTGGACGAGAGTGTAGGTAGGTTGCGAGAAAGCTTACGTGAAGTAAGAGAATCTATTTATGCATTGCGACCGTATCCAACAGAAAGAGTTGGCTTGTCAAAAGCAATTGCAGTAAAAGTGGAGACTGTCAGGAAAGAATTCTCCCTTCCTATTTCCTTTGAATTGAGAGGACAAGAAATTGAGTTAAATTCTATAGTAGAAAAGGAATTGTTTGATATTTTTCAGGAATGCTTACAAAACGTCATTAAACATGCGAAAGCTTCTAAAGTAGATGTCCTATTAAGCTATCAATCAGAGAATATATTGCTAAGGATTAGAGATAACGGAGTAGGCTTTTCCCTTTTCCAAGCGATGCTGGAGGCAAGGGACCGCCCTCATTTTGGTATTCTGCAAATCAATGATTCAGCGGAAAAAATTCAGGCATCTCTTCAAATTGATAGTAAAGAAGGGGAAGGGACAGAAGTAACCATTATCGTCCCTAAGAAGGGATTGGAAGGAGGAAATCAACATGATCAAATTGTTACTAGTGGATGACCATGCCGTACTACGTGATGGGTTGAAAACAATTATTGAGTCGGAAGAAGATATTTTAATAGTAGGAGAAGCGGTATCAGGTAAAGAAGCGTTGAAAAAAGTAGCAGAATTGCAGCCTGACATCATTTTAATGGATATTAATATGCCAGATATGAATGGCGTGGAGGTCACAAGGATTCTAAAACAGGAATATCCTCACATCAAAGTGTTGATGTTAACGATGCATAGCCATGAAGAATATTTTATGGCGGCAATTAAGGAGGGCGCAGATGGATATTTATTAAAGGATGCTCCTTCTAATCAAGTTGTAGATGCTGTGAGGACTGTTTATCATGGAGAAGCGGTCATCCATCCATCCTTGACTAGAAAATTGTTAACTTTTCATCAACAGCAAGAGAAGGATGAAAATTCCCTGACAGAAAGAGAGAAAGAAGTCCTTAGTTGTCTAGTTGAAGGTCTTACCAATAAAGAAATAGGGGAGCGATTGTTTGTTAGTGACAAAACCGTCAAGATCCATGTGAGTAAAATCTTTAAAAAGCTAAACGTTAAGAGCCGGTCACAAGTTGTCATCTACGCAGTGCAACATAAGCTAGTTCCTTTACCTCCTAGCTCTTGATGGGAGGGGGGAAATATGGAAAAGAAAGAGTTCCTTTAGGGGAGCTCTTTTTTTTGGGTACTACTCCGTCATACTACCAAAGTCGTAGCAAAATATTACTCCTGACTTTTACATTTAATACGCTTGCTTAATAGTTCGAAAATTAAGAACGTGAGAAAATGAAATAAATAGAAAGGAGATGAACCTATGAAGCTAAAAGCGATCCTTGTTTCAGGTTTTTTAATTATGGCGATGTTTTCCTCCTCTTTTTTCATGAATATCGCATCAGGTAGTTCCACGGAAAAAAAGGCAATGGTAGACGAAAGCTTGCTAGAAGCATTTTCCACCTCATTAGAACCCGTGGAGGTCATTGTTACCTTCCAAGATGGAACCATGGACAGTCGAAAAGACATTCTACACGATGCTGGAATTCAGAAAGGTCTTTTCTTAAACAGCTTGCCAATGGCAGGTGTTCTTGCCACTCATGATCAAGTAAAAACACTTTCACAAGCTCCAGATGTTGTTTCCATTTATCTTAATAAACAGCTTCAGTACGAAAATGAAGATGCTACTTCTAACACTAGAGTGGATGAGGTGCGAACCAATTCCCAAATGACAAAGCAAAATGGTGGATTACCCGTTTCTGGGGCAGGAATTGGAGTCGTCATCAATGATAGCGGAGTAGATGGAACGCATCAGGATTTAGAATATGGCAATCATCTTGTTCAAAACGTCCTCAGTTCAACCAACCTTCATGCTATAGATGCTATTCTTCCTATTACCTATATCGAGAATGTTCCAAATACCGATAATAACTCAGGGCACGGGACCCATGTTGCAGGAATTGTTGGAGGTACAGGCGCAATGTCAGGTGGTAAGTACGAAGGGGTAGCACCAGGAGCGGACTTAATTGGATATGGTTCAGGTGCATCACTCGCTATTCTAGATACCCTTGGAGGATTTGATTATGCCTTAACTCATCAGAGAGAGTACAACATTCGCATAATCACCAATTCTTGGGGAGATACGAGTCAAGCTGGAAAAGAATTTGATCCCTTCGATCCTATCAATATCGCTACAAAGAAACTATATGACAGAGGAATTATTACGGTCTTTTCAGCTGGGAATTCCGGACCTGATGCAGCGACCATTTCCGGTAATTACAAAAAAGCACCTTGGGTCATTACAGTAGCTGCTGGTGATGATAGCTATCAGCTTGCTGACTTTTCCTCAAGAGGAGAAAAAGGGAAGGGAGGCACGGTGATGGTGGACGGAAAAGAATGGACGTGGAATGACCAACCGACCATTACCGCTCCTGGCGTGGATATTATTTCTACTAGGGTATTATCCCCATTACCACTTCTTGGTGCAACCAAGGATGCAGCGGCTATTGACCCTGGACATATTCCATATTATACCACGATGAGTGGCACGTCGATGGCTGCCCCACATGCTGCTGGTGTAATTGCACTGATGCTTGATGCAAATCCAACTCTTACCCCTTTAGAGGTAAAAAATATTTTAGAAACGACAGCAAAGTCCATGCAAGATTACGAAGTATGGGAAACGGGTGCGGGCTATATCGACGCGTTCCGTTCCGTAGAAAAAGCGTTCCAACATGCACAAAATTAAAAAATGGAAAAACGAGAGGAGAAACTCATGAAGAAAATCATGTTTATGTTAATGGCGTTGTTGCTAGTCATTTCCTCCAGCTTTAATGGTGGTGCGGTTGCTCAAAGCCCCACAGTTTCCAAAGCGTCTATTGATCCGTCCATAGAGAAAGCTCTGGAAAACAAAGCTACAGTGGAAGTCATCGTTACATTTGAAGGAGACGGTCCATTAAATGCGGATCAGCTAAACCTTCTGCAAGCTTCGGGTGTAACGACTGGTGTGACAATGAAATCCTTACCTATGGCAGGAGTAATTGCAAACCAATCTGCCATCACAAAATTAGCAGACATTTCAGGAGTTCAGTCCATCTACTTAAATGAAAAGCTAGAATATTATAATGCGGACGCTACTGCTATTACAGGTGTAGATAAAGCAAGAGCCGACCAATCCTTCCAAAAATCAAATGGAGGATTTCCTGTAACAGGAGAAGGAGTGGGTGTTGTTGT
Proteins encoded:
- a CDS encoding ABC transporter ATP-binding protein yields the protein MLKVDSVGKAYKKGGLFSSERQNVLKNVSFECKNGECLGIIGESGSGKSTLGRLLLGIEKPDSGMVLFEGKNVDDRKIRLGSISAVFQDYKSSINPFYTVEDAILEPMKIQKKSRKENKDKVLKLLTQVGLPASYRKKYPHELSGGEVQRVCIARAISTEPKCIILDEAISSLDVSVQTQVLDLLKELKRIYNMSYIFITHDIQAAAYICDRIIIFRDGQMEEMVELEQLKDVQSAYARKLLQSLITF
- a CDS encoding MFS transporter, with amino-acid sequence MSGALSWPFLRLYLLVLLYFSANAILNVIIPLQGGALGATNTTIGLIMGAYLFTTMFFRPWAGQIIQKHGPIKVLRIILIINGFALILYTVTGLGGYLVARMLQGVSTAFFSMALQIGIIDALPEKDRSQGISLYSLFSYIPGIIGPLLALGIWQGGMEYFAIFMIAIAIFTGVVGYSAKMDKSEAEHRTKSAEQGVNMFHSFGQLVKNPHLFKCSVLMLVGSIVFGAITVFIPLYAEQMQNGNAGIYLMLMAATVVISRFTLRKRIPSDGKWHANFMMGTMLLLALGAQCVSYSITGGSVFFYVGAILLGVAQAILYPTLTTYLSFVLPKLNRNVLLGLFIAMADLGVSLGGVIMGPIADIFSYSTMYQICAILGVVMILCAYERRKVFIG
- a CDS encoding DUF4352 domain-containing protein, producing the protein MVYKRYFILGMTALLLSGCSIENTAKEQNAQETVSASEHSTKGESTKPSPKTFLDSPQAPDDLTLKKVGETLEDEDGIITLKQYAEPNETKQLGDITMTIAEVKVMNYRPSPDLVDYFHGLTHEEVEFPYVRVNVKLKNNSDEPLHFAPVAKLSTDQGESVTWEDDFYLEELNGEIKPGEEKVGSLGLIIDESNPEELKNLKIQTSEVINGEKKKVEEAQEFSIDFK
- a CDS encoding alkaline phosphatase, encoding MFSKKLLTVTMAATLAVSGVAINQASADKEDDRNKKGEIRNVIFLIGDGMGNSYTSAYRSLKDDPNTPEVEDTAFDRYLVGMQSTHSSDEEESVTDSAAAATSMSAGIKTYNGAIAVDMEKKDVKTVLEQAKENGKSTGLVATSQINHATPAAFGAHDESRNNYNQIADDYYDDLINGKHKVDVLLGGGTSYFVREDRDLTKEFKQDDYSYVTSREDMLNDDNEQVLGLFAPKGLDKMIDRTEDQPSLKEMTNSALGRLDNNKKGFFLMVEGSQIDWAGHDNDVVGAMSDMQDFEEAFQAAIDFAKKDKHTLVIATADHSTGGMAMGRDGEYKWDPTAIKAAKKTPDFIAKKIAEGAPVEETLKEYIDLELTQEEIQSVKEAKESSGEVTEIDNAIEKIFDLRTGTGWTTDGHTGEDVSVYAYGPGMENFTGKIDNTDTAKEIFSILKKARKGHDDHEREDD
- a CDS encoding GAF domain-containing sensor histidine kinase → MAISLPTKREWYSKVYLSVISFLGWFTIFSAFLSIKSVDNLYVLFLLFVLLIVSEYYPMPVWRGFTAISFPIVYVIFLLYDFSVTAIVYAAAVLLVNIKHHRPIRAIIFNPAQLVMSLFVSAYFLKMVDPYIQQAVEAPFLQGIIQYCFLQLCFLIINNVIVDIVLLLRPQAYTLKSWAMKTMTELNCMLISFLYGGMLYILGSQNRGEIDVFSYFFFFSPLVGLSLLSSAIVRLRSEKKRLKYLFYITSQLNQLVPGEKWMNDLKPSLDSYIIADAFSLWIKEDGKWYRQFQSNGSSEELEPEMIEEFENVKEPICYPDIRSRELKSTSLFKGRLKAFVYSPLRVENETVGMLVAAKNRTKSFTDEDVQSIATLSNQLAVTIKTRMLFKEKEKRILLEERNRIARDIHDGIAQTLAGAVMKLETAGKRFNKKPEETLKLLDESVGRLRESLREVRESIYALRPYPTERVGLSKAIAVKVETVRKEFSLPISFELRGQEIELNSIVEKELFDIFQECLQNVIKHAKASKVDVLLSYQSENILLRIRDNGVGFSLFQAMLEARDRPHFGILQINDSAEKIQASLQIDSKEGEGTEVTIIVPKKGLEGGNQHDQIVTSG
- a CDS encoding response regulator transcription factor — its product is MIKLLLVDDHAVLRDGLKTIIESEEDILIVGEAVSGKEALKKVAELQPDIILMDINMPDMNGVEVTRILKQEYPHIKVLMLTMHSHEEYFMAAIKEGADGYLLKDAPSNQVVDAVRTVYHGEAVIHPSLTRKLLTFHQQQEKDENSLTEREKEVLSCLVEGLTNKEIGERLFVSDKTVKIHVSKIFKKLNVKSRSQVVIYAVQHKLVPLPPSS
- a CDS encoding S8 family serine peptidase, with the translated sequence MKLKAILVSGFLIMAMFSSSFFMNIASGSSTEKKAMVDESLLEAFSTSLEPVEVIVTFQDGTMDSRKDILHDAGIQKGLFLNSLPMAGVLATHDQVKTLSQAPDVVSIYLNKQLQYENEDATSNTRVDEVRTNSQMTKQNGGLPVSGAGIGVVINDSGVDGTHQDLEYGNHLVQNVLSSTNLHAIDAILPITYIENVPNTDNNSGHGTHVAGIVGGTGAMSGGKYEGVAPGADLIGYGSGASLAILDTLGGFDYALTHQREYNIRIITNSWGDTSQAGKEFDPFDPINIATKKLYDRGIITVFSAGNSGPDAATISGNYKKAPWVITVAAGDDSYQLADFSSRGEKGKGGTVMVDGKEWTWNDQPTITAPGVDIISTRVLSPLPLLGATKDAAAIDPGHIPYYTTMSGTSMAAPHAAGVIALMLDANPTLTPLEVKNILETTAKSMQDYEVWETGAGYIDAFRSVEKAFQHAQN